The following coding sequences lie in one Musa acuminata AAA Group cultivar baxijiao chromosome BXJ1-8, Cavendish_Baxijiao_AAA, whole genome shotgun sequence genomic window:
- the LOC103993608 gene encoding glucose-6-phosphate/phosphate translocator 2, chloroplastic — protein sequence MISSVKHSSAAIGVTDLVRRGSSPVRPQMASIPLISATKGPNLSLATRKPLYLVSPEGFGFGSRDGFMSAAEPRGFALRCGAYEADRSDSVEISGEETRSAASQKVKIGIYFATWWALNVVFNIYNKKVLNAFPYPWLTSTLSLATGSLMMLISWATRIAEAPKTDFKFWKALAPVAVAHTIGHVAATVSMSKVAVSFTHIIKSGEPAFSVLVSRFLLGETFPVPVYLSLVPIIGGCALAAVTELNFNMTGFMGAMISNLAFVFRNIFSKRGMKGTSVSGMNYYACLSILSLLILTPFAIAIEGPQMWAAGWQTALSQIGPHFIWWVAAQSVFYHLYNQVSYMSLDEISPLTFSIGNTMKRISVIVSSIIIFHTPVQPINALGAAIAILGTFLYSQAKQ from the exons ATGATATCCTCCGTGAAGCATTCCTCTGCGGCGATCGGCGTAACCGATCTCGTCCGGCGTGGATCGTCACCTGTCAGGCCTCAGATGGCCTCCATTCCTCTGATATCTGCGACCAAAGGTCCTAATTTGTCGCTTGCCACTCGGAAACCCCTTTATCTCGTCTCTCCGGAGGGTTTTGGTTTCGGCTCCCGAGATGGATTCATGTCGGCCGCGGAGCCTCGGGGTTTTGCTCTCAGATGCGGGGCCTACGAGGCCGATCGATCGGACAGCGTCGAGATTTCCGGCGAGGAGACTCGTTCGGCCGCCTCTCAGAAGGTTAAGATCGGCATCTACTTCGCCACCTGGTGGGCTCTCAACGTGGTGTTCAACATCTACAACAAGAAGGTCCTCAACGCCTTCCCCTACCCCTGGCTCACCTCCACCCTCTCACTGGCCACGGGTTCCCTTATGATGCTCATCTCCTGGGCCACCAGAATCGCCGAGGCCCCCAAGACCGACTTCAAATTCTGGAAAGCCCTCGCGCCG GTGGCGGTGGCTCATACGATCGGGCATGTGGCGGCGACTGTGAGCATGTCCAAGGTGGCGGTGTCGTTCACCCACATAATTAAGAGTGGGGAACCGGCTTTCAGCGTGTTGGTGTCGAGATTCCTGTTGGGAGAGACTTTTCCTGTGCCAGTGTACCTATCGCTTGTGCCCATCATTGGTGGATGTGCGCTGGCTGCAGTCACAGAGCTGAACTTTAACATGACTG GTTTTATGGGTGCAATGATATCGAACCTTGCATTTGTCTTTCGCAATATCTTCTCAAAGAGGGGGATGAAAGGGACGTCAGTTAGTGGGATGAACTATTATGCCTGCCTTTCTATCCTGTCCCTGTTGATACTCACACCATTTGCCATTGCGATCGAGGGTCCCCAGATGTGGGCTGCTGGCTGGCAGACGGCGCTTTCACAGATTGGTCCCCATTTCATCTG gtGGGTAGCTGCCCAGAGTGTCTTCTACCACTTGTACAATCAAGTCTCCTACATGTCGTTGGATGAAATCTCTCCTTTGACGTTTAGTATTGGCAACACTATGAAGCGGATATCTGTCATCGTCTCTTCCATCATAATTTTCCATACACCTGTCCAACCCATCAATGCACTTGGAGCTGCCATTGCCATCCTTGGAACTTTCTTGTATTCCCAG GCCAAGCAGTGA
- the LOC103993607 gene encoding homeobox-leucine zipper protein ROC2-like isoform X1, with protein MPVGIMIPARQAPSMIGRNTGTGYGSSSVLSLSQPNLLEGQQIPLQYQHHNQFMEIAPTTTAESEMPRAREEDFESKSGSENIEVASGDDQDQSHRPRKKRYHRHTQHQIQELEAFFKECPHPDDKQRKELSRELGLEPLQVKFWFQNKRTQMKNHHERNENSQLRTENDKLRAENLRYKEALTNASCPNCGGPAALGEMSFDEHHLRIENARLREEVALLHLYHKLYEVGDGANCTLLTMLSQIDRISGIAAKYVGKPVVSYPLPSPAISSRSPLDVGVGGEMFGVGVSGQTDIEKPVVVELAVAAMEELIRMAQLGEPLWIPGPDNATETLNEEEYVRALPRGIGPKPFGLNSEASRETAVVIMNQMNVVEMLMDVNQWSSVFSSIVSRAMTLQVLSTGVAGNYNGALQVLSAEFQVPSPLVPTRESLFVRYCKQHPDGTWAVVDVSLDSLRPSPVLRCRRRPSGCLIQELPNGYSKVTWVEHVEVDDRSVHNLYKPLVNSGLAFGAKRWVGTLNRQCERLASVMASNIPSGDIGVITTPEGRKSMLKLAERMVISFCGGVSASTTHQWTTLSGSGAEDVRVMTRKSVDDPGRPPGIVLNAATSFWLPVPPKRVFDFLRDESSRSEWDILSNGGVVQEMAHIANGQDHGNCVSLLRVNVRNSTNSNQSNMLILQESCTDATGSYVIYAPVDVIAMNVVLNGGDPDYVALLPSGFSILPDGPTGGGPGGGRINGGEEGGGSGGSLLTVAFQILVDSVPTAKLSLGSVATVNSLIACTVERIKASVAGEVAR; from the exons ATGCCTGTGGGGATCATGATACCAGCAAGACAAGCACCATCCATGATCGGGAGGAACACCGGCACCGGCTATGGCTCCTCGTCAGTGTTGTCGCTCAGCCAG CCAAACTTATTAGAGGGGCAGCAAATCCCACTTCAGTACCAGCATCACAACCAGTTCATGGAGATCGCACCGACTACCACAGCGGAGAGCGAGATGCCAAGGGCTCGCGAGGAGGACTTCGAAAGCAAGTCCGGAAGCGAGAACATCGAGGTTGCTTCCGGTGATGACCAGGACCAAAGCCATCGCCCGCGCAAGAAGCGCTACCACCGCCACACACAGCATCAGATTCAAGAGCTGGAAGC CTTCTTCAAGGAATGCCCTCACCCGGATGACAAACAGAGAAAGGAGCTCAGCAGAGAGCTTGGGTTGGAGCCTCTCCAAGTCAAGTTCTGGTTTCAGAACAAGCGCACGCAGATGAAG AATCACCACGAGCGGAACGAGAACAGTCAGCTACGAACCGAGAATGATAAGCTCCGCGCCGAGAACCTGAGGTACAAGGAGGCGCTCACCAACGCGTCGTGCCCCAACTGTGGCGGACCTGCTGCTCTAGGAGAGATGTCCTTCGACGAGCACCACCTCAGGATCGAGAATGCCCGGCTGAGAGAAGAAGTTGCTCTTCTTCATCTCTATCACAAGCTTTATGAGGTTGGTGATGGAGCTAATTGCACTCTTCTTACCATGCTTTCACAGATCGATCGGATATCAGGGATAGCTGCCAAGTACGTGGGCAAGCCAGTGGTGTCGTACCCGCTGCCCTCTCCTGCCATCTCTTCACGTTCGCCTTTGGATGTTGGTGTGGGCGGCGAGATGTTCGGAGTCGGGGTCTCGGGCCAGACTGACATAGAAAAGCCAGTGGTCGTCGAGCTCGCGGTGGCCGCCATGGAGGAGCTCATCAGGATGGCCCAGCTCGGCGAGCCACTGTGGATTCCCGGTCCGGATAACGCAACCGAGACCCTCAACGAAGAGGAGTACGTGAGGGCATTACCGAGAGGCATCGGGCCAAAGCCATTTGGCCTGAACTCTGAGGCATCTCGTGAGACTGCGGTGGTGATCATGAACCAGATGAACGTTGTGGAGATGCTCATGGATGTG AATCAATGGTCAAGTGTGTTCTCCAGCATCGTGTCGAGGGCCATGACGCTCCAAGTGCTATCAACTGGAGTGGCAGGCAATTACAATGGAGCTCTGCAAGTG CTGTCAGCAGAATTCCAAGTGCCATCTCCACTTGTTCCAACTCGAGAGAGCTTGTTCGTGAGGTACTGCAAGCAACACCCTGACGGAACCTGGGCGGTGGTCGATGTTTCCTTGGACAGCTTACGCCCCAGCCCCGTGTTGAGATGCCGACGACGGCCATCCGGCTGCCtcatccaagaactgcccaatggCTACTCCAAG GTTACTTGGGTGGAGCATGTTGAAGTGGATGATAGGTCTGTTCATAATCTATACAAGCCCTTGGTCAACTCAGGCCTGGCATTTGGCGCAAAGAGGTGGGTGGGGACTTTGAACAGGCAATGCGAGCGCCTAGCTAGCGTGATGGCCAGTAACATACCCTCAGGAGACATCGGTG TGATAACCACTCCAGAAGGCAGGAAGAGCATGTTGAAGCTGGCCGAGAGGATGGTCATCAGCTTCTGCGGCGGCGTGAGTGCTTCAACTACGCATCAATGGACGACTTTGTCTGGAAGTGGTGCGGAGGACGTCAGGGTGATGACCAGGAAGAGCGTGGACGATCCCGGTAGGCCTCCTGGTATCGTCCTCAACGCAGCCACGTCCTTCTGGCTTCCCGTCCCACCGAAGAGGGTGTTCGATTTCCTCCGTGATGAGAGCTCTCGTAGTGAG TGGGACATCCTCTCTAATGGTGGTGTGGTTCAAGAGATGGCTCACATCGCTAATGGCCAAGATCACGGAAATTGCGTCTCTCTGCTGCGCGTCAACGTAAGAAAC AGCACAAACTCCAACCAGAGCAACATGCTGATACTGCAAGAGAGCTGCACGGACGCCACGGGCTCGTACGTGATCTACGCCCCCGTGGACGTGATCGCCATGAACGTGGTGCTCAACGGCGGCGACCCCGACTACGTGGCCCTCCTGCCGTCCGGGTTCTCCATCCTCCCCGACGGGCCGACCGGAGGAGGACCAGGCGGCGGGAGGATCAATGGGGGGGAGGAGGGGGGTGGATCCGGCGGTTCCCTCTTGACGGTCGCGTTCCAGATCCTGGTCGACTCTGTGCCTACGGCCAAGCTCTCGCTCGGCTCGGTGGCCACGGTCAACAGCCTCATTGCTTGCACCGTCGAACGAATCAAGGCTTCAGTTGCAGGCGAAGTTGCCCGCTGA
- the LOC103993607 gene encoding homeobox-leucine zipper protein ROC2-like isoform X2 codes for MPVGIMIPARQAPSMIGRNTGTGYGSSSVLSLSQPNLLEGQQIPLQYQHHNQFMEIAPTTTAESEMPRAREEDFESKSGSENIEVASGDDQDQSHRPRKKRYHRHTQHQIQELEAFFKECPHPDDKQRKELSRELGLEPLQVKFWFQNKRTQMKNHHERNENSQLRTENDKLRAENLRYKEALTNASCPNCGGPAALGEMSFDEHHLRIENARLREEVALLHLYHKLYEVGDGANCTLLTMLSQIDRISGIAAKYVGKPVVSYPLPSPAISSRSPLDVGVGGEMFGVGVSGQTDIEKPVVVELAVAAMEELIRMAQLGEPLWIPGPDNATETLNEEEYVRALPRGIGPKPFGLNSEASRETAVVIMNQMNVVEMLMDVNQWSSVFSSIVSRAMTLQVLSTGVAGNYNGALQVLSAEFQVPSPLVPTRESLFVRYCKQHPDGTWAVVDVSLDSLRPSPVLRCRRRPSGCLIQELPNGYSKVTWVEHVEVDDRSVHNLYKPLVNSGLAFGAKRWVGTLNRQCERLASVMASNIPSGDIGVITTPEGRKSMLKLAERMVISFCGGVSASTTHQWTTLSGSGAEDVRVMTRKSVDDPGRPPGIVLNAATSFWLPVPPKRVFDFLRDESSRSEWDILSNGGVVQEMAHIANGQDHGNCVSLLRVNSTNSNQSNMLILQESCTDATGSYVIYAPVDVIAMNVVLNGGDPDYVALLPSGFSILPDGPTGGGPGGGRINGGEEGGGSGGSLLTVAFQILVDSVPTAKLSLGSVATVNSLIACTVERIKASVAGEVAR; via the exons ATGCCTGTGGGGATCATGATACCAGCAAGACAAGCACCATCCATGATCGGGAGGAACACCGGCACCGGCTATGGCTCCTCGTCAGTGTTGTCGCTCAGCCAG CCAAACTTATTAGAGGGGCAGCAAATCCCACTTCAGTACCAGCATCACAACCAGTTCATGGAGATCGCACCGACTACCACAGCGGAGAGCGAGATGCCAAGGGCTCGCGAGGAGGACTTCGAAAGCAAGTCCGGAAGCGAGAACATCGAGGTTGCTTCCGGTGATGACCAGGACCAAAGCCATCGCCCGCGCAAGAAGCGCTACCACCGCCACACACAGCATCAGATTCAAGAGCTGGAAGC CTTCTTCAAGGAATGCCCTCACCCGGATGACAAACAGAGAAAGGAGCTCAGCAGAGAGCTTGGGTTGGAGCCTCTCCAAGTCAAGTTCTGGTTTCAGAACAAGCGCACGCAGATGAAG AATCACCACGAGCGGAACGAGAACAGTCAGCTACGAACCGAGAATGATAAGCTCCGCGCCGAGAACCTGAGGTACAAGGAGGCGCTCACCAACGCGTCGTGCCCCAACTGTGGCGGACCTGCTGCTCTAGGAGAGATGTCCTTCGACGAGCACCACCTCAGGATCGAGAATGCCCGGCTGAGAGAAGAAGTTGCTCTTCTTCATCTCTATCACAAGCTTTATGAGGTTGGTGATGGAGCTAATTGCACTCTTCTTACCATGCTTTCACAGATCGATCGGATATCAGGGATAGCTGCCAAGTACGTGGGCAAGCCAGTGGTGTCGTACCCGCTGCCCTCTCCTGCCATCTCTTCACGTTCGCCTTTGGATGTTGGTGTGGGCGGCGAGATGTTCGGAGTCGGGGTCTCGGGCCAGACTGACATAGAAAAGCCAGTGGTCGTCGAGCTCGCGGTGGCCGCCATGGAGGAGCTCATCAGGATGGCCCAGCTCGGCGAGCCACTGTGGATTCCCGGTCCGGATAACGCAACCGAGACCCTCAACGAAGAGGAGTACGTGAGGGCATTACCGAGAGGCATCGGGCCAAAGCCATTTGGCCTGAACTCTGAGGCATCTCGTGAGACTGCGGTGGTGATCATGAACCAGATGAACGTTGTGGAGATGCTCATGGATGTG AATCAATGGTCAAGTGTGTTCTCCAGCATCGTGTCGAGGGCCATGACGCTCCAAGTGCTATCAACTGGAGTGGCAGGCAATTACAATGGAGCTCTGCAAGTG CTGTCAGCAGAATTCCAAGTGCCATCTCCACTTGTTCCAACTCGAGAGAGCTTGTTCGTGAGGTACTGCAAGCAACACCCTGACGGAACCTGGGCGGTGGTCGATGTTTCCTTGGACAGCTTACGCCCCAGCCCCGTGTTGAGATGCCGACGACGGCCATCCGGCTGCCtcatccaagaactgcccaatggCTACTCCAAG GTTACTTGGGTGGAGCATGTTGAAGTGGATGATAGGTCTGTTCATAATCTATACAAGCCCTTGGTCAACTCAGGCCTGGCATTTGGCGCAAAGAGGTGGGTGGGGACTTTGAACAGGCAATGCGAGCGCCTAGCTAGCGTGATGGCCAGTAACATACCCTCAGGAGACATCGGTG TGATAACCACTCCAGAAGGCAGGAAGAGCATGTTGAAGCTGGCCGAGAGGATGGTCATCAGCTTCTGCGGCGGCGTGAGTGCTTCAACTACGCATCAATGGACGACTTTGTCTGGAAGTGGTGCGGAGGACGTCAGGGTGATGACCAGGAAGAGCGTGGACGATCCCGGTAGGCCTCCTGGTATCGTCCTCAACGCAGCCACGTCCTTCTGGCTTCCCGTCCCACCGAAGAGGGTGTTCGATTTCCTCCGTGATGAGAGCTCTCGTAGTGAG TGGGACATCCTCTCTAATGGTGGTGTGGTTCAAGAGATGGCTCACATCGCTAATGGCCAAGATCACGGAAATTGCGTCTCTCTGCTGCGCGTCAAC AGCACAAACTCCAACCAGAGCAACATGCTGATACTGCAAGAGAGCTGCACGGACGCCACGGGCTCGTACGTGATCTACGCCCCCGTGGACGTGATCGCCATGAACGTGGTGCTCAACGGCGGCGACCCCGACTACGTGGCCCTCCTGCCGTCCGGGTTCTCCATCCTCCCCGACGGGCCGACCGGAGGAGGACCAGGCGGCGGGAGGATCAATGGGGGGGAGGAGGGGGGTGGATCCGGCGGTTCCCTCTTGACGGTCGCGTTCCAGATCCTGGTCGACTCTGTGCCTACGGCCAAGCTCTCGCTCGGCTCGGTGGCCACGGTCAACAGCCTCATTGCTTGCACCGTCGAACGAATCAAGGCTTCAGTTGCAGGCGAAGTTGCCCGCTGA
- the LOC103993607 gene encoding homeobox-leucine zipper protein ROC2-like isoform X3, which yields MPVGIMIPARQAPSMIGRNTGTGYGSSSVLSLSQPNLLEGQQIPLQYQHHNQFMEIAPTTTAESEMPRAREEDFESKSGSENIEVASGDDQDQSHRPRKKRYHRHTQHQIQELEAFFKECPHPDDKQRKELSRELGLEPLQVKFWFQNKRTQMKNHHERNENSQLRTENDKLRAENLRYKEALTNASCPNCGGPAALGEMSFDEHHLRIENARLREEIDRISGIAAKYVGKPVVSYPLPSPAISSRSPLDVGVGGEMFGVGVSGQTDIEKPVVVELAVAAMEELIRMAQLGEPLWIPGPDNATETLNEEEYVRALPRGIGPKPFGLNSEASRETAVVIMNQMNVVEMLMDVNQWSSVFSSIVSRAMTLQVLSTGVAGNYNGALQVLSAEFQVPSPLVPTRESLFVRYCKQHPDGTWAVVDVSLDSLRPSPVLRCRRRPSGCLIQELPNGYSKVTWVEHVEVDDRSVHNLYKPLVNSGLAFGAKRWVGTLNRQCERLASVMASNIPSGDIGVITTPEGRKSMLKLAERMVISFCGGVSASTTHQWTTLSGSGAEDVRVMTRKSVDDPGRPPGIVLNAATSFWLPVPPKRVFDFLRDESSRSEWDILSNGGVVQEMAHIANGQDHGNCVSLLRVNVRNSTNSNQSNMLILQESCTDATGSYVIYAPVDVIAMNVVLNGGDPDYVALLPSGFSILPDGPTGGGPGGGRINGGEEGGGSGGSLLTVAFQILVDSVPTAKLSLGSVATVNSLIACTVERIKASVAGEVAR from the exons ATGCCTGTGGGGATCATGATACCAGCAAGACAAGCACCATCCATGATCGGGAGGAACACCGGCACCGGCTATGGCTCCTCGTCAGTGTTGTCGCTCAGCCAG CCAAACTTATTAGAGGGGCAGCAAATCCCACTTCAGTACCAGCATCACAACCAGTTCATGGAGATCGCACCGACTACCACAGCGGAGAGCGAGATGCCAAGGGCTCGCGAGGAGGACTTCGAAAGCAAGTCCGGAAGCGAGAACATCGAGGTTGCTTCCGGTGATGACCAGGACCAAAGCCATCGCCCGCGCAAGAAGCGCTACCACCGCCACACACAGCATCAGATTCAAGAGCTGGAAGC CTTCTTCAAGGAATGCCCTCACCCGGATGACAAACAGAGAAAGGAGCTCAGCAGAGAGCTTGGGTTGGAGCCTCTCCAAGTCAAGTTCTGGTTTCAGAACAAGCGCACGCAGATGAAG AATCACCACGAGCGGAACGAGAACAGTCAGCTACGAACCGAGAATGATAAGCTCCGCGCCGAGAACCTGAGGTACAAGGAGGCGCTCACCAACGCGTCGTGCCCCAACTGTGGCGGACCTGCTGCTCTAGGAGAGATGTCCTTCGACGAGCACCACCTCAGGATCGAGAATGCCCGGCTGAGAGAAGAA ATCGATCGGATATCAGGGATAGCTGCCAAGTACGTGGGCAAGCCAGTGGTGTCGTACCCGCTGCCCTCTCCTGCCATCTCTTCACGTTCGCCTTTGGATGTTGGTGTGGGCGGCGAGATGTTCGGAGTCGGGGTCTCGGGCCAGACTGACATAGAAAAGCCAGTGGTCGTCGAGCTCGCGGTGGCCGCCATGGAGGAGCTCATCAGGATGGCCCAGCTCGGCGAGCCACTGTGGATTCCCGGTCCGGATAACGCAACCGAGACCCTCAACGAAGAGGAGTACGTGAGGGCATTACCGAGAGGCATCGGGCCAAAGCCATTTGGCCTGAACTCTGAGGCATCTCGTGAGACTGCGGTGGTGATCATGAACCAGATGAACGTTGTGGAGATGCTCATGGATGTG AATCAATGGTCAAGTGTGTTCTCCAGCATCGTGTCGAGGGCCATGACGCTCCAAGTGCTATCAACTGGAGTGGCAGGCAATTACAATGGAGCTCTGCAAGTG CTGTCAGCAGAATTCCAAGTGCCATCTCCACTTGTTCCAACTCGAGAGAGCTTGTTCGTGAGGTACTGCAAGCAACACCCTGACGGAACCTGGGCGGTGGTCGATGTTTCCTTGGACAGCTTACGCCCCAGCCCCGTGTTGAGATGCCGACGACGGCCATCCGGCTGCCtcatccaagaactgcccaatggCTACTCCAAG GTTACTTGGGTGGAGCATGTTGAAGTGGATGATAGGTCTGTTCATAATCTATACAAGCCCTTGGTCAACTCAGGCCTGGCATTTGGCGCAAAGAGGTGGGTGGGGACTTTGAACAGGCAATGCGAGCGCCTAGCTAGCGTGATGGCCAGTAACATACCCTCAGGAGACATCGGTG TGATAACCACTCCAGAAGGCAGGAAGAGCATGTTGAAGCTGGCCGAGAGGATGGTCATCAGCTTCTGCGGCGGCGTGAGTGCTTCAACTACGCATCAATGGACGACTTTGTCTGGAAGTGGTGCGGAGGACGTCAGGGTGATGACCAGGAAGAGCGTGGACGATCCCGGTAGGCCTCCTGGTATCGTCCTCAACGCAGCCACGTCCTTCTGGCTTCCCGTCCCACCGAAGAGGGTGTTCGATTTCCTCCGTGATGAGAGCTCTCGTAGTGAG TGGGACATCCTCTCTAATGGTGGTGTGGTTCAAGAGATGGCTCACATCGCTAATGGCCAAGATCACGGAAATTGCGTCTCTCTGCTGCGCGTCAACGTAAGAAAC AGCACAAACTCCAACCAGAGCAACATGCTGATACTGCAAGAGAGCTGCACGGACGCCACGGGCTCGTACGTGATCTACGCCCCCGTGGACGTGATCGCCATGAACGTGGTGCTCAACGGCGGCGACCCCGACTACGTGGCCCTCCTGCCGTCCGGGTTCTCCATCCTCCCCGACGGGCCGACCGGAGGAGGACCAGGCGGCGGGAGGATCAATGGGGGGGAGGAGGGGGGTGGATCCGGCGGTTCCCTCTTGACGGTCGCGTTCCAGATCCTGGTCGACTCTGTGCCTACGGCCAAGCTCTCGCTCGGCTCGGTGGCCACGGTCAACAGCCTCATTGCTTGCACCGTCGAACGAATCAAGGCTTCAGTTGCAGGCGAAGTTGCCCGCTGA
- the LOC103993607 gene encoding homeobox-leucine zipper protein ROC2-like isoform X4, translated as MPVGIMIPARQAPSMIGRNTGTGYGSSSVLSLSQPNLLEGQQIPLQYQHHNQFMEIAPTTTAESEMPRAREEDFESKSGSENIEVASGDDQDQSHRPRKKRYHRHTQHQIQELEAFFKECPHPDDKQRKELSRELGLEPLQVKFWFQNKRTQMKNHHERNENSQLRTENDKLRAENLRYKEALTNASCPNCGGPAALGEMSFDEHHLRIENARLREEIDRISGIAAKYVGKPVVSYPLPSPAISSRSPLDVGVGGEMFGVGVSGQTDIEKPVVVELAVAAMEELIRMAQLGEPLWIPGPDNATETLNEEEYVRALPRGIGPKPFGLNSEASRETAVVIMNQMNVVEMLMDVNQWSSVFSSIVSRAMTLQVLSTGVAGNYNGALQVLSAEFQVPSPLVPTRESLFVRYCKQHPDGTWAVVDVSLDSLRPSPVLRCRRRPSGCLIQELPNGYSKVTWVEHVEVDDRSVHNLYKPLVNSGLAFGAKRWVGTLNRQCERLASVMASNIPSGDIGVITTPEGRKSMLKLAERMVISFCGGVSASTTHQWTTLSGSGAEDVRVMTRKSVDDPGRPPGIVLNAATSFWLPVPPKRVFDFLRDESSRSEWDILSNGGVVQEMAHIANGQDHGNCVSLLRVNSTNSNQSNMLILQESCTDATGSYVIYAPVDVIAMNVVLNGGDPDYVALLPSGFSILPDGPTGGGPGGGRINGGEEGGGSGGSLLTVAFQILVDSVPTAKLSLGSVATVNSLIACTVERIKASVAGEVAR; from the exons ATGCCTGTGGGGATCATGATACCAGCAAGACAAGCACCATCCATGATCGGGAGGAACACCGGCACCGGCTATGGCTCCTCGTCAGTGTTGTCGCTCAGCCAG CCAAACTTATTAGAGGGGCAGCAAATCCCACTTCAGTACCAGCATCACAACCAGTTCATGGAGATCGCACCGACTACCACAGCGGAGAGCGAGATGCCAAGGGCTCGCGAGGAGGACTTCGAAAGCAAGTCCGGAAGCGAGAACATCGAGGTTGCTTCCGGTGATGACCAGGACCAAAGCCATCGCCCGCGCAAGAAGCGCTACCACCGCCACACACAGCATCAGATTCAAGAGCTGGAAGC CTTCTTCAAGGAATGCCCTCACCCGGATGACAAACAGAGAAAGGAGCTCAGCAGAGAGCTTGGGTTGGAGCCTCTCCAAGTCAAGTTCTGGTTTCAGAACAAGCGCACGCAGATGAAG AATCACCACGAGCGGAACGAGAACAGTCAGCTACGAACCGAGAATGATAAGCTCCGCGCCGAGAACCTGAGGTACAAGGAGGCGCTCACCAACGCGTCGTGCCCCAACTGTGGCGGACCTGCTGCTCTAGGAGAGATGTCCTTCGACGAGCACCACCTCAGGATCGAGAATGCCCGGCTGAGAGAAGAA ATCGATCGGATATCAGGGATAGCTGCCAAGTACGTGGGCAAGCCAGTGGTGTCGTACCCGCTGCCCTCTCCTGCCATCTCTTCACGTTCGCCTTTGGATGTTGGTGTGGGCGGCGAGATGTTCGGAGTCGGGGTCTCGGGCCAGACTGACATAGAAAAGCCAGTGGTCGTCGAGCTCGCGGTGGCCGCCATGGAGGAGCTCATCAGGATGGCCCAGCTCGGCGAGCCACTGTGGATTCCCGGTCCGGATAACGCAACCGAGACCCTCAACGAAGAGGAGTACGTGAGGGCATTACCGAGAGGCATCGGGCCAAAGCCATTTGGCCTGAACTCTGAGGCATCTCGTGAGACTGCGGTGGTGATCATGAACCAGATGAACGTTGTGGAGATGCTCATGGATGTG AATCAATGGTCAAGTGTGTTCTCCAGCATCGTGTCGAGGGCCATGACGCTCCAAGTGCTATCAACTGGAGTGGCAGGCAATTACAATGGAGCTCTGCAAGTG CTGTCAGCAGAATTCCAAGTGCCATCTCCACTTGTTCCAACTCGAGAGAGCTTGTTCGTGAGGTACTGCAAGCAACACCCTGACGGAACCTGGGCGGTGGTCGATGTTTCCTTGGACAGCTTACGCCCCAGCCCCGTGTTGAGATGCCGACGACGGCCATCCGGCTGCCtcatccaagaactgcccaatggCTACTCCAAG GTTACTTGGGTGGAGCATGTTGAAGTGGATGATAGGTCTGTTCATAATCTATACAAGCCCTTGGTCAACTCAGGCCTGGCATTTGGCGCAAAGAGGTGGGTGGGGACTTTGAACAGGCAATGCGAGCGCCTAGCTAGCGTGATGGCCAGTAACATACCCTCAGGAGACATCGGTG TGATAACCACTCCAGAAGGCAGGAAGAGCATGTTGAAGCTGGCCGAGAGGATGGTCATCAGCTTCTGCGGCGGCGTGAGTGCTTCAACTACGCATCAATGGACGACTTTGTCTGGAAGTGGTGCGGAGGACGTCAGGGTGATGACCAGGAAGAGCGTGGACGATCCCGGTAGGCCTCCTGGTATCGTCCTCAACGCAGCCACGTCCTTCTGGCTTCCCGTCCCACCGAAGAGGGTGTTCGATTTCCTCCGTGATGAGAGCTCTCGTAGTGAG TGGGACATCCTCTCTAATGGTGGTGTGGTTCAAGAGATGGCTCACATCGCTAATGGCCAAGATCACGGAAATTGCGTCTCTCTGCTGCGCGTCAAC AGCACAAACTCCAACCAGAGCAACATGCTGATACTGCAAGAGAGCTGCACGGACGCCACGGGCTCGTACGTGATCTACGCCCCCGTGGACGTGATCGCCATGAACGTGGTGCTCAACGGCGGCGACCCCGACTACGTGGCCCTCCTGCCGTCCGGGTTCTCCATCCTCCCCGACGGGCCGACCGGAGGAGGACCAGGCGGCGGGAGGATCAATGGGGGGGAGGAGGGGGGTGGATCCGGCGGTTCCCTCTTGACGGTCGCGTTCCAGATCCTGGTCGACTCTGTGCCTACGGCCAAGCTCTCGCTCGGCTCGGTGGCCACGGTCAACAGCCTCATTGCTTGCACCGTCGAACGAATCAAGGCTTCAGTTGCAGGCGAAGTTGCCCGCTGA